The proteins below come from a single Sorghum bicolor cultivar BTx623 chromosome 4, Sorghum_bicolor_NCBIv3, whole genome shotgun sequence genomic window:
- the LOC8155512 gene encoding ethylene receptor 3 isoform X1 gives MPPLALSSISLPPCPAPSIPIPRSGSQPSLPCSRASQQQAPIHSVTAADTASSRQQFHPFLIAAEGRTANRVLNFSRQVRSIRGGRIQKCMVSIHLSTEWESKLSSIWYLILLLSLLCSAAVRERSPSRRLFLGRPGGAPLPDRFPSPSTLPQCRQRHYKSAALTTWYAPPNARLLYAKVAIFFSFLLGNLPIWSSLFTSAAAAAQLNWTHRTMLCPRSGCSSRHSSPIAMRMRWLLLWALAAFAPAPAPALAAGEMGYTHCGCDGGGGAGGFWSLDNIFKWQKVSDLLIAAAYFSIPLEILYFVAGLRHLLPFRWVLVQFGAFIVLCGLTHLLAAFTYEPHPFMVVLLLTAAKFLTALVSFLTAITLLTLIPQLLRVKVRESLLWIKARELDREVVLMKRQEEASWHVRMLTQEIRRSLDRHTVLYTTLIELSRVLALNNCAVWMPSEDKSGMCLTHELRRDSDDDGEAVVAADDADVLEVKATDGVKLLPPDSVLGSASGGGKEGTGTVAAIRMPMLKVADFKGGTPEVIKTSYAVLVLVPPSDRNWAPHELEIVEVVADQVAVALSHASLLEESQAMRDRLAEQNRELLQARRDALMANEARDAFQRVMSQGMRRPIHSIQGLVSVVQEEGLTSEQKLVVDTMARTATVVSTLINDVMEMSAANQERFPLETRPFHLHSMIRDAACVARCLCDFRGFGFAVHVENVLPDLVIGDERRIFHVLLHMVGNLIGRIDVGNVTFRVRADDEAMEDQRWNPWRPSYSGGHSSVKFVIGVKRQQNADSPSSLAQFLRRPRTEGFDLRLSFSMCRKLVQMMQGNIWAILDGQGLPESMTLVLRFQLQPSLASSSLGGSFDLQYPSPTNQIAGLKVLLIDDDEINLVVARKLLERLGCTVSSLPSGSGFMNSVGPSSTSSQLVMVNLEMSTINPLDAASRIRQYRSSHWPLVMAMTSEQNVWEKCAQSGINGVLKKPLVLQEVKEELTRILQNT, from the exons ATGCCTCCTCTCGCCCTCTCAAGCATCTCCCTACCTCCGTGTCCTGCTCCATCCATCCCCATCCCCAG ATCTGGGTCGCAACCATCCCTCCCCTGCTCCCGGGCGTCGCAACAACAAGCGCCGATTCATTCAGTTACTGCTGCTGATACAGCTTCCAGTAGGCAACAATTCCATCCGTTTCTGATTGCTGCAGAGGGACGCACGGCAAACAGAGTTCTCAACTTTTCCAGGCAAGTTCGTTCAATCAGAGGAGGGAGGATTCAGAAATGCATGGTTTCCATCCATCTTTCCACGGAATGGGAATCCAAACTCTCGTCGATTTGGTATCTGATCCTTCTCCTTTCTTTGCTTTGCTCTGCTGCAGTGCGGGAGAGGTCCCCAAGCCGTCGTCTTTTTCTTGGCCGGCCCGGAGGAGCTCCTCTGCCGGATCGCTTTCCTTCCCCTTCGACGCTGCCGCAATGCCGCCAGCGTCATTATAAATCGGCAGCGCTGACCACATGGTACGCTCCCCCAAATGCTAGACTACTGTATGCGAAAGTTGCAATCTTTTTCTCGTTTCTCCTCGGCAACTTGCCAATTTGGTCGTCCTTGTTTACatcagcagcggcggcggcgcagctgAACTGGACCCACCGGACGATGCTTTGCCCGAGATCCGGATGCTCATCCAGACATTCATCCCCCATCGCCATGCGGATGCGCTGGCTCCTCCTCTGGGCGCTCGCCGCTttcgcccccgcccccgcccccgccctcGCCGCCGGCGAGATGGGGTACACGCATTGCGGCTGCGACGGCGGAGGAGGCGCCGGCGGGTTCTGGAGCCTGGACAACATCTTCAAGTGGCAGAAGGTGAGCGACCTGCTCATCGCGGCGGCCTACTTCTCCATCCCGCTCGAGATCCTCTACTTCGTCGCGGGGCTCCGCCACCTGCTCCCGTTCCGGTGGGTGCTGGTCCAGTTCGGCGCCTTCATCGTGCTCTGCGGCCTCACCCACCTGCTGGCGGCCTTCACCTACGAGCCCCACCCGTTCATGGTCGTGCTGCTCCTCACCGCCGCCAAGTTCCTCACCGCGCTCGTCTCCTTCCTCACCGCCATCACGCTGCTCACGCTCATCCCGCAGCTGCTGCGCGTCAAGGTCCGCGAGAGCCTGCTCTGGATCAAGGCCCGCGAGCTCGACCGCGAGGTGGTGCTCATGAAGCGCCAGGAGGAGGCCAGCTGGCACGTCCGCATGCTCACCCAGGAGATCCGCCGCTCGCTCGATCGCCACACCGTGCTCTACACCACGCTCATCGAGCTCTCCAGGGTGCTCGCGCTCAACAACTGCGCCGTCTGGATGCCCTCCGAGGACAAGTCCGGAATGTGCCTCACCCACGAGCTCCGCCGGGACAGCGACGATGATGGCGAGGCCGTCGTCGCCGCAGACGACGCGGACGTCCTCGAGGTCAAGGCCACCGACGGGGTCAAGCTGCTGCCGCCGGACTCGGTCCTTGGGTCCGCCAGCGGGGGTGGCAAGGAGGGGACCGGCACCGTGGCCGCGATTCGGATGCCGATGCTCAAGGTCGCCGACTTCAAGGGTGGaacgcccgaggtgatcaagaCGAGCTACGCCGTTCTGGTTCTGGTGCCGCCCAGTGACAGGAACTGGGCGCCGCACGAGCTGGAGATTGTCGAGGTGGTTGCCGATCAGGTGGCTGTCGCGCTCTCGCACGCCTCGCTGCTCGAGGAGTCACAGGCGATGCGCGACAGGCTGGCCGAGCAGAACCGCGAGCTGCTGCAGGCGAGGCGGGACGCGCTCATGGCGAACGAGGCCAGGGACGCATTCCAGCGCGTCATGAGCCAGGGAATGCGGAGGCCCATCCACTCCATCCAGGGACTGGTGTCCGTGGTGCAGGAGGAGGGCCTGACGTCTGAGCAGAAGCTCGTCGTCGATACTATGGCACGGACCGCAACCGTCGTCTCAACGCTCATCAACGATGTCATGGAGATGTCCGCCGCCAACCAGGAGCGCTTTCCGTTGGAGACGAGGCCATTCCACCTGCACTCCATGATCAGGGATGCCGCCTGCGTTGCACGGTGTCTCTGTGACTTCAGGGGGTTTGGATTCGCGGTGCATGTCGAGAATGTGCTGCCGGACCTTGTCATTGGCGACGAGCGGAGGATTTTCCATGTCTTGTTGCACATGGTTGGCAATCTGATTGGTCGAATCGATGtgggaaatgtcacgttccggGTTCGTGCTGATGATGAGGCGATGGAGGACCAGAGGTGGAATCCGTGGAGGCCAAGCTACTCCGGTGGGCACTCATCGGTCAAGTTTGTGATTGGGGTGAAGAGGCAGCAGAATGCTGACTCGCCAAGCTCGCTTGCACAGTTCTTGCGGAGGCCAAGGACCGAGGGGTTTGATCTCAGGCTCAGCTTCAGCATGTGCAGGAAGCTTGTGCAG ATGATGCAAGGGAACATCTGGGCAATTCTCGACGGCCAAGGACTCCCTGAGAGCATGACCCTGGTCCTGAGATTCCAGCTTCAACCATCATTGGCGAGCTCCAGCCTCGGAGGGTCATTTGATCTGCAATACCCATCACCAACTAACCAAATAGCCGGGCTGAAGGTTCTGCTCATCGACGACGATGAAATCAACCTAGTCGTGGCTCGGAAGCTCCTGGAGAGGCTAGGCTGTACCGTTTCCTCGCTCCCCTCAGGCTCAGGATTCATGAACTCCGTCGGCCCTTCCTCTACCTCGTCCCAGCTCGTCATGGTTAACCTGGAGATGTCAACGATTAATCCCCTGGATGCTGCCTCGAGGATCAGGCAGTACAGGAGCTCGCACTGGCCCCTGGTGATGGCCATGACATCGGAGCAGAACGTGTGGGAGAAGTGCGCACAGTCGGGGATCAACGGCGTCCTGAAGAAGCCGCTTGTTCTGCAGGAAGTGAAAGAAGAGCTCACGCGGATTCTTCAGAACACATGA
- the LOC8155512 gene encoding ethylene receptor 3 isoform X2, with protein sequence MVSIHLSTEWESKLSSIWYLILLLSLLCSAAVRERSPSRRLFLGRPGGAPLPDRFPSPSTLPQCRQRHYKSAALTTWYAPPNARLLYAKVAIFFSFLLGNLPIWSSLFTSAAAAAQLNWTHRTMLCPRSGCSSRHSSPIAMRMRWLLLWALAAFAPAPAPALAAGEMGYTHCGCDGGGGAGGFWSLDNIFKWQKVSDLLIAAAYFSIPLEILYFVAGLRHLLPFRWVLVQFGAFIVLCGLTHLLAAFTYEPHPFMVVLLLTAAKFLTALVSFLTAITLLTLIPQLLRVKVRESLLWIKARELDREVVLMKRQEEASWHVRMLTQEIRRSLDRHTVLYTTLIELSRVLALNNCAVWMPSEDKSGMCLTHELRRDSDDDGEAVVAADDADVLEVKATDGVKLLPPDSVLGSASGGGKEGTGTVAAIRMPMLKVADFKGGTPEVIKTSYAVLVLVPPSDRNWAPHELEIVEVVADQVAVALSHASLLEESQAMRDRLAEQNRELLQARRDALMANEARDAFQRVMSQGMRRPIHSIQGLVSVVQEEGLTSEQKLVVDTMARTATVVSTLINDVMEMSAANQERFPLETRPFHLHSMIRDAACVARCLCDFRGFGFAVHVENVLPDLVIGDERRIFHVLLHMVGNLIGRIDVGNVTFRVRADDEAMEDQRWNPWRPSYSGGHSSVKFVIGVKRQQNADSPSSLAQFLRRPRTEGFDLRLSFSMCRKLVQMMQGNIWAILDGQGLPESMTLVLRFQLQPSLASSSLGGSFDLQYPSPTNQIAGLKVLLIDDDEINLVVARKLLERLGCTVSSLPSGSGFMNSVGPSSTSSQLVMVNLEMSTINPLDAASRIRQYRSSHWPLVMAMTSEQNVWEKCAQSGINGVLKKPLVLQEVKEELTRILQNT encoded by the exons ATGGTTTCCATCCATCTTTCCACGGAATGGGAATCCAAACTCTCGTCGATTTGGTATCTGATCCTTCTCCTTTCTTTGCTTTGCTCTGCTGCAGTGCGGGAGAGGTCCCCAAGCCGTCGTCTTTTTCTTGGCCGGCCCGGAGGAGCTCCTCTGCCGGATCGCTTTCCTTCCCCTTCGACGCTGCCGCAATGCCGCCAGCGTCATTATAAATCGGCAGCGCTGACCACATGGTACGCTCCCCCAAATGCTAGACTACTGTATGCGAAAGTTGCAATCTTTTTCTCGTTTCTCCTCGGCAACTTGCCAATTTGGTCGTCCTTGTTTACatcagcagcggcggcggcgcagctgAACTGGACCCACCGGACGATGCTTTGCCCGAGATCCGGATGCTCATCCAGACATTCATCCCCCATCGCCATGCGGATGCGCTGGCTCCTCCTCTGGGCGCTCGCCGCTttcgcccccgcccccgcccccgccctcGCCGCCGGCGAGATGGGGTACACGCATTGCGGCTGCGACGGCGGAGGAGGCGCCGGCGGGTTCTGGAGCCTGGACAACATCTTCAAGTGGCAGAAGGTGAGCGACCTGCTCATCGCGGCGGCCTACTTCTCCATCCCGCTCGAGATCCTCTACTTCGTCGCGGGGCTCCGCCACCTGCTCCCGTTCCGGTGGGTGCTGGTCCAGTTCGGCGCCTTCATCGTGCTCTGCGGCCTCACCCACCTGCTGGCGGCCTTCACCTACGAGCCCCACCCGTTCATGGTCGTGCTGCTCCTCACCGCCGCCAAGTTCCTCACCGCGCTCGTCTCCTTCCTCACCGCCATCACGCTGCTCACGCTCATCCCGCAGCTGCTGCGCGTCAAGGTCCGCGAGAGCCTGCTCTGGATCAAGGCCCGCGAGCTCGACCGCGAGGTGGTGCTCATGAAGCGCCAGGAGGAGGCCAGCTGGCACGTCCGCATGCTCACCCAGGAGATCCGCCGCTCGCTCGATCGCCACACCGTGCTCTACACCACGCTCATCGAGCTCTCCAGGGTGCTCGCGCTCAACAACTGCGCCGTCTGGATGCCCTCCGAGGACAAGTCCGGAATGTGCCTCACCCACGAGCTCCGCCGGGACAGCGACGATGATGGCGAGGCCGTCGTCGCCGCAGACGACGCGGACGTCCTCGAGGTCAAGGCCACCGACGGGGTCAAGCTGCTGCCGCCGGACTCGGTCCTTGGGTCCGCCAGCGGGGGTGGCAAGGAGGGGACCGGCACCGTGGCCGCGATTCGGATGCCGATGCTCAAGGTCGCCGACTTCAAGGGTGGaacgcccgaggtgatcaagaCGAGCTACGCCGTTCTGGTTCTGGTGCCGCCCAGTGACAGGAACTGGGCGCCGCACGAGCTGGAGATTGTCGAGGTGGTTGCCGATCAGGTGGCTGTCGCGCTCTCGCACGCCTCGCTGCTCGAGGAGTCACAGGCGATGCGCGACAGGCTGGCCGAGCAGAACCGCGAGCTGCTGCAGGCGAGGCGGGACGCGCTCATGGCGAACGAGGCCAGGGACGCATTCCAGCGCGTCATGAGCCAGGGAATGCGGAGGCCCATCCACTCCATCCAGGGACTGGTGTCCGTGGTGCAGGAGGAGGGCCTGACGTCTGAGCAGAAGCTCGTCGTCGATACTATGGCACGGACCGCAACCGTCGTCTCAACGCTCATCAACGATGTCATGGAGATGTCCGCCGCCAACCAGGAGCGCTTTCCGTTGGAGACGAGGCCATTCCACCTGCACTCCATGATCAGGGATGCCGCCTGCGTTGCACGGTGTCTCTGTGACTTCAGGGGGTTTGGATTCGCGGTGCATGTCGAGAATGTGCTGCCGGACCTTGTCATTGGCGACGAGCGGAGGATTTTCCATGTCTTGTTGCACATGGTTGGCAATCTGATTGGTCGAATCGATGtgggaaatgtcacgttccggGTTCGTGCTGATGATGAGGCGATGGAGGACCAGAGGTGGAATCCGTGGAGGCCAAGCTACTCCGGTGGGCACTCATCGGTCAAGTTTGTGATTGGGGTGAAGAGGCAGCAGAATGCTGACTCGCCAAGCTCGCTTGCACAGTTCTTGCGGAGGCCAAGGACCGAGGGGTTTGATCTCAGGCTCAGCTTCAGCATGTGCAGGAAGCTTGTGCAG ATGATGCAAGGGAACATCTGGGCAATTCTCGACGGCCAAGGACTCCCTGAGAGCATGACCCTGGTCCTGAGATTCCAGCTTCAACCATCATTGGCGAGCTCCAGCCTCGGAGGGTCATTTGATCTGCAATACCCATCACCAACTAACCAAATAGCCGGGCTGAAGGTTCTGCTCATCGACGACGATGAAATCAACCTAGTCGTGGCTCGGAAGCTCCTGGAGAGGCTAGGCTGTACCGTTTCCTCGCTCCCCTCAGGCTCAGGATTCATGAACTCCGTCGGCCCTTCCTCTACCTCGTCCCAGCTCGTCATGGTTAACCTGGAGATGTCAACGATTAATCCCCTGGATGCTGCCTCGAGGATCAGGCAGTACAGGAGCTCGCACTGGCCCCTGGTGATGGCCATGACATCGGAGCAGAACGTGTGGGAGAAGTGCGCACAGTCGGGGATCAACGGCGTCCTGAAGAAGCCGCTTGTTCTGCAGGAAGTGAAAGAAGAGCTCACGCGGATTCTTCAGAACACATGA
- the LOC8155512 gene encoding ethylene receptor 3 isoform X3 — MLCPRSGCSSRHSSPIAMRMRWLLLWALAAFAPAPAPALAAGEMGYTHCGCDGGGGAGGFWSLDNIFKWQKVSDLLIAAAYFSIPLEILYFVAGLRHLLPFRWVLVQFGAFIVLCGLTHLLAAFTYEPHPFMVVLLLTAAKFLTALVSFLTAITLLTLIPQLLRVKVRESLLWIKARELDREVVLMKRQEEASWHVRMLTQEIRRSLDRHTVLYTTLIELSRVLALNNCAVWMPSEDKSGMCLTHELRRDSDDDGEAVVAADDADVLEVKATDGVKLLPPDSVLGSASGGGKEGTGTVAAIRMPMLKVADFKGGTPEVIKTSYAVLVLVPPSDRNWAPHELEIVEVVADQVAVALSHASLLEESQAMRDRLAEQNRELLQARRDALMANEARDAFQRVMSQGMRRPIHSIQGLVSVVQEEGLTSEQKLVVDTMARTATVVSTLINDVMEMSAANQERFPLETRPFHLHSMIRDAACVARCLCDFRGFGFAVHVENVLPDLVIGDERRIFHVLLHMVGNLIGRIDVGNVTFRVRADDEAMEDQRWNPWRPSYSGGHSSVKFVIGVKRQQNADSPSSLAQFLRRPRTEGFDLRLSFSMCRKLVQMMQGNIWAILDGQGLPESMTLVLRFQLQPSLASSSLGGSFDLQYPSPTNQIAGLKVLLIDDDEINLVVARKLLERLGCTVSSLPSGSGFMNSVGPSSTSSQLVMVNLEMSTINPLDAASRIRQYRSSHWPLVMAMTSEQNVWEKCAQSGINGVLKKPLVLQEVKEELTRILQNT; from the exons ATGCTTTGCCCGAGATCCGGATGCTCATCCAGACATTCATCCCCCATCGCCATGCGGATGCGCTGGCTCCTCCTCTGGGCGCTCGCCGCTttcgcccccgcccccgcccccgccctcGCCGCCGGCGAGATGGGGTACACGCATTGCGGCTGCGACGGCGGAGGAGGCGCCGGCGGGTTCTGGAGCCTGGACAACATCTTCAAGTGGCAGAAGGTGAGCGACCTGCTCATCGCGGCGGCCTACTTCTCCATCCCGCTCGAGATCCTCTACTTCGTCGCGGGGCTCCGCCACCTGCTCCCGTTCCGGTGGGTGCTGGTCCAGTTCGGCGCCTTCATCGTGCTCTGCGGCCTCACCCACCTGCTGGCGGCCTTCACCTACGAGCCCCACCCGTTCATGGTCGTGCTGCTCCTCACCGCCGCCAAGTTCCTCACCGCGCTCGTCTCCTTCCTCACCGCCATCACGCTGCTCACGCTCATCCCGCAGCTGCTGCGCGTCAAGGTCCGCGAGAGCCTGCTCTGGATCAAGGCCCGCGAGCTCGACCGCGAGGTGGTGCTCATGAAGCGCCAGGAGGAGGCCAGCTGGCACGTCCGCATGCTCACCCAGGAGATCCGCCGCTCGCTCGATCGCCACACCGTGCTCTACACCACGCTCATCGAGCTCTCCAGGGTGCTCGCGCTCAACAACTGCGCCGTCTGGATGCCCTCCGAGGACAAGTCCGGAATGTGCCTCACCCACGAGCTCCGCCGGGACAGCGACGATGATGGCGAGGCCGTCGTCGCCGCAGACGACGCGGACGTCCTCGAGGTCAAGGCCACCGACGGGGTCAAGCTGCTGCCGCCGGACTCGGTCCTTGGGTCCGCCAGCGGGGGTGGCAAGGAGGGGACCGGCACCGTGGCCGCGATTCGGATGCCGATGCTCAAGGTCGCCGACTTCAAGGGTGGaacgcccgaggtgatcaagaCGAGCTACGCCGTTCTGGTTCTGGTGCCGCCCAGTGACAGGAACTGGGCGCCGCACGAGCTGGAGATTGTCGAGGTGGTTGCCGATCAGGTGGCTGTCGCGCTCTCGCACGCCTCGCTGCTCGAGGAGTCACAGGCGATGCGCGACAGGCTGGCCGAGCAGAACCGCGAGCTGCTGCAGGCGAGGCGGGACGCGCTCATGGCGAACGAGGCCAGGGACGCATTCCAGCGCGTCATGAGCCAGGGAATGCGGAGGCCCATCCACTCCATCCAGGGACTGGTGTCCGTGGTGCAGGAGGAGGGCCTGACGTCTGAGCAGAAGCTCGTCGTCGATACTATGGCACGGACCGCAACCGTCGTCTCAACGCTCATCAACGATGTCATGGAGATGTCCGCCGCCAACCAGGAGCGCTTTCCGTTGGAGACGAGGCCATTCCACCTGCACTCCATGATCAGGGATGCCGCCTGCGTTGCACGGTGTCTCTGTGACTTCAGGGGGTTTGGATTCGCGGTGCATGTCGAGAATGTGCTGCCGGACCTTGTCATTGGCGACGAGCGGAGGATTTTCCATGTCTTGTTGCACATGGTTGGCAATCTGATTGGTCGAATCGATGtgggaaatgtcacgttccggGTTCGTGCTGATGATGAGGCGATGGAGGACCAGAGGTGGAATCCGTGGAGGCCAAGCTACTCCGGTGGGCACTCATCGGTCAAGTTTGTGATTGGGGTGAAGAGGCAGCAGAATGCTGACTCGCCAAGCTCGCTTGCACAGTTCTTGCGGAGGCCAAGGACCGAGGGGTTTGATCTCAGGCTCAGCTTCAGCATGTGCAGGAAGCTTGTGCAG ATGATGCAAGGGAACATCTGGGCAATTCTCGACGGCCAAGGACTCCCTGAGAGCATGACCCTGGTCCTGAGATTCCAGCTTCAACCATCATTGGCGAGCTCCAGCCTCGGAGGGTCATTTGATCTGCAATACCCATCACCAACTAACCAAATAGCCGGGCTGAAGGTTCTGCTCATCGACGACGATGAAATCAACCTAGTCGTGGCTCGGAAGCTCCTGGAGAGGCTAGGCTGTACCGTTTCCTCGCTCCCCTCAGGCTCAGGATTCATGAACTCCGTCGGCCCTTCCTCTACCTCGTCCCAGCTCGTCATGGTTAACCTGGAGATGTCAACGATTAATCCCCTGGATGCTGCCTCGAGGATCAGGCAGTACAGGAGCTCGCACTGGCCCCTGGTGATGGCCATGACATCGGAGCAGAACGTGTGGGAGAAGTGCGCACAGTCGGGGATCAACGGCGTCCTGAAGAAGCCGCTTGTTCTGCAGGAAGTGAAAGAAGAGCTCACGCGGATTCTTCAGAACACATGA
- the LOC8055326 gene encoding transcriptional regulator SUPERMAN yields MELGPERKDDEGAGARASPSASSPSCEADDNKDLPKQQQRAIGGGGGDDDEGTRQPYKCTFCRRGFPTAQALGGHMNVHRRHRGRPAAVSAGAASVYDYDQQPCSTMTTSTTPVLAFAQQATTTTRPAAGALHAQRKPHELLPLFGRGDCCSAGRGSGAAAGDVREDGYFAIAEEGDGGEELDLELRLGSAGS; encoded by the coding sequence ATGGAGTTGGGGCCAGAGAGGAAGGACGACGAGGGTGCAGGTGCACGGGCGTCGCCATCGGCGTCGTCCCCGAGCTGCGAGGCCGACGACAACAAGGATCTGccgaagcagcagcagcgcgccatcggcggcggtggcggcgatgACGACGAGGGAACAAGGCAGCCGTACAAGTGCACCTTCTGCAGGAGGGGGTTCCCGACGGCGCAGGCGCTCGGCGGCCACATGAACGTCCACCGTCGGCACAGGGGCAGACCAGCAGCAGTGTCCGCCGGCGCCGCCAGTGTCTACGACTACGACCAGCAGCCATGCTCGACGATGACGACGTCGACGACGCCCGTTCTGGCGTTCGCCCAACAGGCTACGACGACGACtcggccggcggccggcgcgTTGCACGCCCAACGGAAGCCGCACGAGCTGCTGCCTCTGTTCGGCCGCGGTGACTGCTGTTCTGCCGGCCGTGGCAGTGGCGCGGCCGCCGGAGATGTACGAGAAGATGGCTACTTCGCCATCGCCGAGGAAGGGGATGGAGGGGAGGAGCTGGACTTGGAGCTCAGGCTTGGAAGTGCAGGATCATGA